ATTTTCCCCCTTTATAGGTAAGGAGCCTGAAGCTCAGACAGTTTAACTCCCTCAAGGCTACAGAGCTAGTATATGGCAGGGCCTGGATTTGAAACCAGAAACTAGGCTCTTTTCATTACACCATACTGCTTTCCTGTAACCCTCCCTGCAGTGTTATTACAAAACCACTCTAGATGCTAATAACTGACAAAAACCCCCTGGTACTCTAAGGCTGCCAGTTCGTAGTCAAACAGTGATAACCATCCAAAGTTTTCCCATATGTGAGTCAGATGTGTTTCCTATGGTTTCTACCCCTACGACTCCCATCAGCTGTTTCAGCCACTCAAAACAACTCTAATCCTTCTTCCATGGAGGAGATGCTCTAATATTGGTGTGGTATAAAATTCTTCTACCACGTCAGACCCTACAGTATATGCTTTCTAAGAGCAGGCATATCTGAATATAGGATCCTATCTGAATTGCATGTGGCTTTATTCCCAGCCGCCCAGAACATTGCCTGGTACCTACAGGAAGCATTCAACAAGCATTCACAGAATGGATGAAGCAAGGCCAAATTTGGAGAATACAGAGTATTTCCGGTGGAACAGGAAAGGTATGAAAGAGATACCACCACTCTTACTTTCTCTACATATCTCATCGTCTTATGTTCATACTACTTCCTCTAAGATATTTTCACCAAAGTCATAACAACAACTATGTTAATAGATACCTGAAAAAACTGTTAGAGGCACCGCTTTCAGAGACTATGTTCAGGTGCTGTTTCCACCCCATTCCCTCAACTACCTACACCTGTTTCCAGGTGGGCACTGTTCTCCTTCAAGCTAACCTTGTGGGACTAACACAGCCTAAAAAGAGACTGTAATCTCATTCTTtatacatatactttatataacCCAAGCCTGACCACTATGGAGAAATGAATTGTTATTCTACACCAGTAACTGCTGGAGATATAGATGTGTACATGTTTTATCGATAAACTACCcatgaaaaagtaatttttcaaaagttaagaCATACCAAAGCCCTGGGGATGGATATATGGGGAAGTAGCCCTGGAGAGAAGAGACAGCTGTGGGGATTTTCAGCATAGATTGCTGCCTTTGCAGCTCTATGGGGTTAAACCAATATGAGAAATTGTCTAGTCTTGGATTCACTACAGACAGTTCCCGATTTTCAACAGTTCAACTTACGATTTTTCCACTTTACAATGGTGAGAAACTGATACCCATTCAGTGGAAATCATACCTTGAATTTTAATCTTTTCCCAAGCAAGCTGAAATGGGATACCATATTCTTTCGTGATGCttgctgcagcagcagcagcagcagctccaacTCAGCCCTACAATCCCCAGGGTAAACAACCCACGTACAGCCATTCTGCTTTTCACTTTCGGGGTAGTTCTTCAATAAAGTGTTACTATAAAATAGGCTTTGATTTAGAGGATTTTGCCCAACTGTTGGCTAACGGAAGTGTTCTGAGCACGCTTACGGTCGGCTAGGTTAAGCTATGATGCTGGACaagtgtattaaatgcattttcaacttaccATATCTAACCCCATCATAAGTTGAGGAAattggagaagaggaaaagctGGAACAGGCAAACTGTGAAGCTGAGAAGACGTTAAAAGAATGTCAGTCAAGGGGAGGGACGCCTCATCGTGGTTGCTGACCGTGCCTAGAAGGCCTACACATGAAGCTTTAAGTTGAGTTGCCAATCATCTTCTGGGTCTGCAGTCGCTGGTAATATTTAGGGATACATACGTTCCCCAGGCTTCATTCGCATTTTTGTACCGCTGCTTGGCAAGGGTCAGATCTTGAAGCTTTCTGGGTCGTGGCTTCTTTTTACCTGTGAAACGTGGGGCTTGCATCCCAGTGGAGTTTCTGGCTCGCACTCGGACTCGCAGCAGAACACCGTTGTGGAAAGCGGAGCGGGCGGCCAGGTCCTTGAGGCTTTCAGAAGAGGCTGGGGGGGTACAGGGAGCAGGAAGGTGTGGTTCGCTCCGAAAGAGCGTGGGAAGGGGGCGCACCATAGGGCGAGCCCGGCTTAGCAGCCCGGGTGCCGCCGCCACCGGCGCGCTTCCCAGCTGCGCCGCGGGGCGGGTCGGGGACTGCGGAGACCCGGCTGGCTCCCGCGCCCGCGGTTTCCCGCCCGCAGAGCTGCGCACACGCGAGCTGCCGGGTGGCTCACCAGCCCCGCCCAG
Above is a genomic segment from Lutra lutra chromosome 3, mLutLut1.2, whole genome shotgun sequence containing:
- the LOC125095732 gene encoding synaptojanin-1-like isoform X1, whose product is MPSPAGGAGAAAARSPLRAWAGRYVRDVATLRGGERLSPPRPPPPAGARPPAPLGGTQRGRRGERRDRARGPPMGRSPALARLGGAGEPPGSSRVRSSAGGKPRAREPAGSPQSPTRPAAQLGSAPVAAAPGLLSRARPMVRPLPTLFRSEPHLPAPCTPPASSESLKDLAARSAFHNGVLLRVRVRARNSTGMQAPRFTASQFACSSFSSSPISSTYDGVRYDKSMASILNILDLNKGQVQCFWPLKSSFLASLSLKPF
- the LOC125095732 gene encoding proline-rich protein HaeIII subfamily 1-like isoform X5, producing MPSPAGGAGAAAARSPLRAWAGRYVRDVATLRGGERLSPPRPPPPAGARPPAPLGGTQRGRRGERRDRARGPPMGRSPALARLGGAGEPPGSSRVRSSAGGKPRAREPAGSPQSPTRPAAQLGSAPVAAAPGLLSRARPMVRPLPTLFRSEPHLPAPCTPPASSESLKDLAARSAFHNGVLLRVRVRARNSTGMQAPRFTASQFACSSFSSSPISSTYDGVRYDDEQKILL
- the LOC125095732 gene encoding proline-rich protein HaeIII subfamily 1-like isoform X3 produces the protein MPSPAGGAGAAAARSPLRAWAGRYVRDVATLRGGERLSPPRPPPPAGARPPAPLGGTQRGRRGERRDRARGPPMGRSPALARLGGAGEPPGSSRVRSSAGGKPRAREPAGSPQSPTRPAAQLGSAPVAAAPGLLSRARPMVRPLPTLFRSEPHLPAPCTPPASSESLKDLAARSAFHNGVLLRVRVRARNSTGMQAPRFTGKKKPRPRKLQDLTLAKQRYKNANEAWGTYVSLNITSDCRPRR
- the LOC125095732 gene encoding proline-rich protein HaeIII subfamily 1-like isoform X6 produces the protein MPSPAGGAGAAAARSPLRAWAGRYVRDVATLRGGERLSPPRPPPPAGARPPAPLGGTQRGRRGERRDRARGPPMGRSPALARLGGAGEPPGSSRVRSSAGGKPRAREPAGSPQSPTRPAAQLGSAPVAAAPGLLSRARPMVRPLPTLFRSEPHLPAPCTPPASSESLKDLAARSAFHNGVLLRVRVRARNSTGMQAPRFTASQFACSSFSSSPISSTYDGVRYEGKF
- the LOC125095732 gene encoding synaptojanin-1-like isoform X2; translation: MPSPAGGAGAAAARSPLRAWAGRYVRDVATLRGGERLSPPRPPPPAGARPPAPLGGTQRGRRGERRDRARGPPMGRSPALARLGGAGEPPGSSRVRSSAGGKPRAREPAGSPQSPTRPAAQLGSAPVAAAPGLLSRARPMVRPLPTLFRSEPHLPAPCTPPASSESLKDLAARSAFHNGVLLRVRVRARNSTGMQAPRFTASQFACSSFSSSPISSTYDGVRYDKSMASILNILDLNKGQVQCFWPLKSSFLRESFEYV
- the LOC125095732 gene encoding proline-rich protein HaeIII subfamily 1-like isoform X4, producing MPSPAGGAGAAAARSPLRAWAGRYVRDVATLRGGERLSPPRPPPPAGARPPAPLGGTQRGRRGERRDRARGPPMGRSPALARLGGAGEPPGSSRVRSSAGGKPRAREPAGSPQSPTRPAAQLGSAPVAAAPGLLSRARPMVRPLPTLFRSEPHLPAPCTPPASSESLKDLAARSAFHNGVLLRVRVRARNSTGMQAPRFTASQFACSSFSSSPISSTYDGVRYAAVQGEKRRGHHQLTLP